In one window of Sciurus carolinensis chromosome X, mSciCar1.2, whole genome shotgun sequence DNA:
- the LOC124971406 gene encoding melanoma-associated antigen B10-like — MPRGQKSKLRAREKRRQAQKETKNVSDVQAIAAKEESLSSSGPPSKDTPQSSSAAGAIGNQKEPGRTPSTEAAAGATAVSYTATKGNNQVEGKSNASQALIEHWNKSLLDQKVIVLVHYLLSKYQMKEPITKADMLRNVIQMHKNRYSEILKQASEHLELVFGLDLKEVDPNKNIYVLINKLELDHNAKVNDNRGIPKTGLLMTILGVIFTKGNCASEEQVWAVLNMMGVYDGKRHFIFGDPRKLITRDLVKEKYLEYRQVANSDPPRYEFLWGPRSHAETSKMKVLEFLAKIHNTIPIAFPGWYEEALKDEEERAQARLAARAHNAAKVTSSSCSCPK; from the coding sequence ATGCCTCGGGGTCAGAAGAGTAAGCTCCGCGCCCGTGAGAAACGCCGCCAGGCtcaaaaagaaaccaagaatGTGAGTGACGTTCAAGCTATTGCAGCAAAAGAAGAGTCCCTCTCTTCCTCAGGTCCTCCTTCCAAAGATACTCCCCAGAGTTCATCTGCTGCTGGAGCAATCGGCAATCAAAAAGAACCTGGGAGAACGCCATCTACCGAGGCTGCTGCTGGTGCTACAGCTGTTTCATATACAGCAACTAAAGGAAACAACCAGGTTGAGGGAAAGTCAAATGCCTCCCAGGCTCTCATTGAGCACTGGAACAAAAGCCTTCTAGACCAGAAGGTTATTGTATTGGTTCATTACCTACTCTCCAAGTATCAAATGAAAGAGCCCATTACAAAGGCAGACATGCTGAGAAATGTAATCCAAATGCACAAGAATCGTTACTCTGAGATTCTGAAGCAAGCCTCTGAGCACCTGGAGCTGGTCTTTGGCCTTGATTTGAAAGAAGTGGATCCGAACAAGAATATCTATGTCCTCATCAACAAGCTGGAACTAGACCACAATGCAAAAGTGAATGATAACAGAGGTATACCCAAGACCGGCCTGCTGATGACCATCCTGGGTGTGATCTTCACAAAGGGCAATTGTGCCAGTGAGGAGCAAGTCTGGGCAGTTCTAAATATGATGGGAGTATATGATGGGAAGAGGCACTTCATCTTTGGGGATCCCAGGAAGCTGATAACCAGAGATTTAGTGAAGGAAAAGTACCTGGAGTATCGGCAGGTGGCCAACAGTGATCCTCCACGCTATGAATTCCTGTGGGGCCCAAGATCCCATGCTGAAACCAGCAAGATGAAAGTCCTGGAGTTTTTGGCTAAGATCCATAATACCATTCCTATTGCCTTCCCAGGCTGGTATGAGGAGGCTTTgaaagatgaggaagaaagagcACAAGCCAGACTTGCAGCTAGGGCTCATAATGCTGCCAAGGTCACATCCAGCAGCTGTTCTTGTCCCAAGTGA